A genomic segment from Mus musculus strain C57BL/6J chromosome 13, GRCm38.p6 C57BL/6J encodes:
- the Vmn1r199 gene encoding vomeronasal 1 receptor 199, whose translation MHPPLPLEHQKMLSCKMCCSDPCPALLILSLKCICILHTRKEEMILKLIKKILFLFMTVLGIMGNMSVSVNYMFSCWGSPEKKPVHLILIHLAFTNTVILLAKGLPKTIVAFGLRNFLDDSGCKIIVYLERVAHGLSLCASSLLTVVQAIIISPRASGWRMLRPKSAWHILPFFLFFWLFSALINMNLINSITSTRLNISQFKTDSNNCYFMLPSQKIKGIVLPLMVLRDAVFQGAMGGASGYMVFLLYKHHQHVLYLQNSKLLYRTPPELRAAQSVLLLMFCFVFFYWTDCAFSLILSLSSKDNTLMVNPRELLTLGYATFSPLVLIHRDGLLVERWHVQWEKLRKCLLFICSTRKKKLSVLQYCG comes from the coding sequence ATGCATCCACCACTGCCTCTTGAACACCAGAAAATGCTCTCATGCAAAATGTGCTGTTCAGATCCATGTCCAGCATTActgattctttctttaaaatgtatttgcatcctgcacacaaggaaggaagaaatgattttgaagttaattaagaaaatactttttCTCTTCATGACTGTGCTTGGCATTATGGgaaacatgtctgtttctgtgaattACATGTTCAGTTGTTGGGGAAGCCCTGAGAAGAAACCCGTACACCTTATTCTTATCCACCTGGCTTTTACAAACACTGTCATCCTTCTTGCAAAAGGactgccaaagactattgtagcTTTTGGTTTGAGAAATTTCCTAGATGACTCAGGCTGTAAGATCATTGTTTACTTGGAAAGGGTGGCCCATGGCCTCTCTCTCTGCGCCAGCAGTCTCCTCACTGTGGTCCAGGCCATCATCATCAGCCCCAGAGCATCTGGATGGAGGATGCTCAGGCCAAAGTCTGCATGGCACATCCTTCCATTCTTCTTATTCTTTTGGTTATTCAGTGCATTAATAAATATGAACCTAATAAATTCCATCACAAGTACAAGACTGAATATATCACAATTTAAGACTGATAGCAATAATTGTTATTTTATGTTACCAAGTCAGAAAATAAAAGGGATTGTTCTCCCTCTCATGGTCCTGAGAGATGCAGTCTTTCAGGGTGCTATGGGAGGGGCCAGTGGCTACATGGTATTTCTTCTCTATAAGCACCACCagcatgtcctctaccttcagaaCTCCAAGCTTCTTTACAGAACTCCTCCTGAGCTGAGAGCTGCCCAGAGTGTTCTCCTTCtgatgttctgttttgttttcttctactggACAGATTGTGCCTTTTCCCTAATTTTAAGTCTCTCCTCAAAGGACAACACCTTAATGGTAAATCCTCGAGAACTTCTGACCCTTGGTTATGCAACGTTTAGTCCCCTGGTGCTGATTCACAGGGATGGGCTTCTGGTTGAACGTTGGCATGTTCAGTGGgagaaattgagaaaatgtctcttatTTATATGTTcaacaaggaagaagaaactctCAGTTCTGCAATATTGTGGGTAA
- the Vmn1r200 gene encoding vomeronasal 1 receptor 200, whose protein sequence is MILKYIKEIIFPSMTVLGTLGNMFVFVNYMFSWWGSPEKKPIHLILIHLAFTNIIILLTKGLQKTIAAFGLRNFLDDIGCKSIVYLERVSRGLSICTSSLLTVVQAITISPRASGWRRLRTKSAWHILPFLLFFWILNGLISMNLIHSITGTGFNISQLENRDSYCYFMLESQEIKWIVLPLMVMRDAVFQSALGGASGYMIFLLHKHHQHVLYLQNSKLLYRTPPELRAAQSVLLLMLCFAFFYWTDCAFSLILSLSSRDKTLMVNTQEFLALGYATFSPFVLIHRDGLLVDWWHAQMEKLRKCYSRLYVQ, encoded by the coding sequence atgattttaaagtacattaaagaaattattttcccCTCCATGACAGTGCTTGGCACTCTGGgaaacatgtttgtttttgtgaattATATGTTCAGTTGGTGGGGAAGCCCTGAGAAGAAACCCATACACCTCATTCTCATCCACTTGGCTTTTACAAACATCATAATCCTTCTTACAAAAGGATTGCAAAAGACAATAGCAGCTTTTGGTTTGAGAAACTTCCTGGATGACATAGGCTGTAAGAGCATTGTCTACCTGGAAAGGGTATCCCGTGGCCTCTCCATCTGTACCAGCAGTCTCCTCACTGTGGTCCAGGCCATCACCATCAGTCCCAGAGCATCTGGATGGAGGAGGCTCAGGACAAAGTCTGCATGGCACATCCTTCCATTCTTGCTATTCTTTTGGATACTCAATGGTTTAATAAGTATGAACCTAATCCATTCCATCACAGGTACAGGTTTTAATATATCACAGCTTGAGAATAGAGACAGCTATTGCTATTTTATGCTAGAAAGTCAGGAAATAAAATGGATTGTTCTCCCTCTCATGGTCATGAGAGATGCAGTGTTTCAGAGTGCCCTGGGAGGGGCCAGTGGCTACATGATATTTCTTCTCCACAAGCACCACCagcatgtcctctaccttcagaaTTCCAAGCTTCTCTACAGAACTCCCCCTGAGCTGAGAGCTGCCCAGAGTGTCCTCCTTCTGATGCTctgttttgctttcttctactGGACAGATTGTGCGTTTTCTCTAATTTTAAGTCTCTCTTCAAGGGACAAAACCTTGATGGTAAATACTCAAGAATTTCTGGCCCTTGGTTATGCAACTTTTAGCCCTTTTGTGCTGATTCACAGGGATGGGCTTCTGGTTGATTGGTGGCATGCTCAGATGgagaaattgagaaaatgttaCTCTCGTTTATATGTGCAATAG